A single Candidatus Neomarinimicrobiota bacterium DNA region contains:
- a CDS encoding DDE-type integrase/transposase/recombinase: MVIPEVSDRKPDRPAELTGPNQCWTWDISYLRTDLPRIFWYLFVMLDEWSRKVIAWRVADHMITEEAQGLIDDAFLAENLMDVPRSQLPVVVNDRGSQMKAKPVKQMFLDLGLVQTFARPRTPNDNPFIESLFSTVKSAPTYPECFPSETIKITENYFEKYFGWYNSEHYHSGIGYVHPIDKHEGRAPAILKERKENLKRQRLERRSFWINQSQISENQDVVSSLLISNSRHY; this comes from the coding sequence GTGGTTATTCCGGAAGTTTCGGACAGGAAACCTGATCGCCCTGCTGAGTTGACAGGTCCTAACCAATGTTGGACTTGGGATATTAGTTATTTGAGAACAGATCTTCCCCGTATATTCTGGTACTTGTTTGTCATGCTGGACGAATGGTCAAGAAAGGTTATTGCCTGGAGAGTAGCAGATCACATGATTACGGAAGAAGCTCAAGGGTTAATAGATGATGCCTTTCTGGCTGAGAATCTTATGGATGTTCCCAGAAGTCAGTTGCCGGTGGTTGTAAATGACCGAGGGTCACAGATGAAGGCCAAACCGGTAAAACAAATGTTTCTAGATTTAGGATTGGTTCAGACCTTTGCTCGTCCCAGAACACCCAATGATAATCCCTTTATTGAGTCCTTGTTTTCAACCGTAAAATCAGCTCCAACTTATCCGGAGTGTTTCCCAAGTGAAACTATCAAGATCACAGAAAATTACTTTGAGAAATATTTTGGATGGTACAATAGTGAGCACTATCATTCAGGGATAGGATATGTTCACCCCATAGATAAACATGAGGGACGGGCACCAGCTATTTTGAAGGAACGAAAAGAAAACTTGAAAAGACAGAGACTGGAGCGAAGATCCTTTTGGATAAACCAGTCTCAAATAAGTGAAAATCAGGACGTGGTTTCTAGCTTATTAATTTCCAATTCGCGTCATTATTAG
- a CDS encoding T9SS type A sorting domain-containing protein, producing MKRIYMILVVAIIAISNVYAQNGDTENFEMSGAVYRAGGMGHGHAGIFQYFTINNGTGHIYLSEQTGSGSSGSGAEGLRTIHEQLVISTSLNELSEIKTNLNNIFLDAEGDNHYNYGMYSSPASSYAREQIISTASEIVADADDIGYCGLDMIDPVNHWSWWPPGWYENWAGTVDDIDEIRCDGVVEFSYEESDIEVSNSYSIADAGNSHVDAHNDFHMDWYEYGELCPKIQAGRGHGDQTGNASQLASTFDPFIAEDPWITDLEHSPFNNYNPTVSFKVSDNASLKTYLLIEYKRSDLQNWEILIDSNYESWNFTEVDLTETDAIGNQFDNFHVVLDLVFELSWDLRITAIDQGANYSSELITIANIIGDMNCDGQLDISDIILLINWVLEFSDPPAYEAWAGDMDEDGSLTIMDIVLLVEIVTGASPEPIGGDNYLAELFSNDNNQPKIDLYLLNEDIIKGISVEIEIPEDHDFKNVILNENAQHMDLGYKISSDGRYVKVIISGNSGQVLDPGSGLIATINLETKLAKIAASSYPKARHILELGAVNGVNNNNIQYIGYDQYLRMMKNTLISEYSLLPIYPNPFNPSTTIQYELPKTTDISITVYDYLGRSVWTYEESAKPAGYYSKIWNGLNDNGKLAASGIYLISFSTPEFRAVQKAVLIR from the coding sequence GTGAAACGAATTTATATGATATTGGTAGTTGCGATCATTGCTATTTCAAATGTCTATGCACAGAATGGTGATACCGAAAACTTTGAGATGAGTGGTGCTGTGTATCGCGCTGGAGGTATGGGCCATGGTCATGCTGGTATATTTCAATACTTTACAATAAACAATGGCACCGGCCATATCTATCTTTCAGAACAAACAGGATCTGGAAGCTCGGGATCTGGAGCAGAAGGTCTGAGAACAATTCATGAACAGCTTGTCATTTCAACATCTTTAAATGAATTGTCTGAAATTAAGACTAATCTTAACAATATCTTCTTAGATGCAGAGGGTGATAATCATTACAACTATGGTATGTATAGTTCGCCAGCAAGTAGTTATGCCAGAGAGCAAATCATTTCTACTGCAAGCGAAATAGTTGCTGATGCTGATGATATAGGTTATTGTGGTCTAGACATGATCGATCCAGTAAACCATTGGTCTTGGTGGCCTCCAGGATGGTACGAGAATTGGGCGGGTACAGTTGATGATATAGATGAAATTCGGTGCGATGGGGTGGTAGAATTTTCTTATGAGGAATCAGATATCGAGGTTTCAAACTCCTATAGTATTGCTGATGCTGGTAATTCACATGTTGATGCACATAATGATTTTCATATGGATTGGTATGAGTACGGTGAACTTTGCCCAAAAATTCAAGCTGGTAGAGGTCATGGAGATCAAACAGGGAACGCAAGCCAACTAGCATCAACATTTGATCCCTTTATTGCAGAAGATCCTTGGATCACGGATTTAGAACATTCTCCATTTAATAATTACAATCCAACAGTAAGTTTCAAAGTATCAGATAATGCATCTTTAAAAACTTACCTCCTAATAGAGTATAAACGTTCTGATTTACAGAATTGGGAGATATTAATTGATAGTAATTATGAATCGTGGAATTTTACTGAAGTTGACCTAACCGAAACTGATGCGATTGGTAATCAGTTTGACAACTTTCATGTCGTATTAGATTTAGTATTTGAGTTGTCTTGGGATTTGCGAATCACTGCAATTGACCAGGGAGCTAACTACAGTTCTGAACTGATAACCATAGCTAATATAATTGGGGATATGAACTGCGATGGTCAACTGGATATCTCTGACATAATTCTGTTAATTAACTGGGTTTTGGAGTTTTCAGATCCACCGGCCTACGAAGCATGGGCTGGTGATATGGATGAAGATGGTTCTCTCACAATAATGGATATTGTGCTTCTAGTGGAAATTGTCACTGGTGCTTCACCTGAACCAATTGGAGGGGATAATTATCTTGCTGAACTTTTTTCTAACGATAATAATCAGCCCAAGATTGACCTATATCTTCTGAATGAAGACATCATAAAAGGAATTAGTGTCGAGATCGAAATACCTGAAGATCATGACTTTAAGAACGTGATCTTAAATGAAAATGCACAACATATGGATTTAGGGTATAAGATCAGCTCAGATGGTAGATATGTAAAAGTTATAATATCTGGTAACTCTGGACAAGTATTAGATCCAGGTAGTGGCTTAATTGCTACGATTAATTTAGAAACTAAATTAGCAAAAATTGCTGCAAGTAGCTATCCCAAAGCTAGGCACATCCTGGAACTTGGAGCAGTGAACGGGGTAAATAATAACAACATACAATATATTGGTTATGATCAGTATTTAAGAATGATGAAAAATACATTGATCTCAGAATATTCTCTACTACCTATTTATCCGAATCCTTTCAATCCAAGTACAACAATTCAGTACGAGCTTCCAAAGACTACAGACATCAGCATAACGGTCTACGATTATCTGGGTAGAAGTGTCTGGACATATGAAGAGTCTGCAAAACCAGCCGGTTACTATTCCAAAATATGGAATGGACTAAACGACAATGGCAAGTTGGCGGCTAGTGGAATCTACCTGATCTCGTTCTCAACTCCTGAGTTTAGAGCTGTGCAGAAGGCTGTGTTGATTCGCTAA
- a CDS encoding DDE-type integrase/transposase/recombinase → MSYFDPGPKQTLNAILPTERSALLNYVGLEETVDYSLQVLALRGAEQGLFFLSASTVRKVLIEEEIMSDRRPKQRRSGSGRKPDRPAELTGPNQCWTWDISYLRTDLPRIFWYLFVMLDEWSRKVIAWRVADHMITEEAQGLIDDAFLAENLMDVPRSQLPVVVNDRGSQMKAKPVKQMFLDLGLVQTFARPRTPNDNPFIESLFSTVKSAPTYPECFPSETIKITENYFEKYFGWYNSEHYHSGIGYVHPIDKHEGRAPAILKERKENLKRQRLERRSFWINQSQISENQDVVSSLLISNSRHY, encoded by the coding sequence ATGAGCTATTTTGATCCTGGTCCCAAGCAGACTTTGAATGCGATTTTACCAACTGAGCGTAGCGCATTACTCAACTATGTTGGACTAGAGGAAACGGTGGACTATTCCCTGCAGGTATTGGCATTGCGTGGGGCAGAACAGGGTCTGTTCTTTCTGTCAGCATCAACTGTACGCAAGGTATTGATTGAGGAAGAGATCATGTCAGACAGGCGTCCTAAGCAACGTCGGAGTGGTTCTGGCAGGAAACCTGATCGCCCTGCTGAGTTGACAGGTCCTAACCAATGTTGGACTTGGGATATTAGTTATTTGAGAACAGATCTTCCCCGTATATTCTGGTACTTGTTTGTCATGCTGGACGAATGGTCAAGAAAGGTTATTGCCTGGAGAGTAGCAGATCACATGATTACGGAAGAAGCTCAAGGGTTAATAGATGATGCCTTTCTGGCTGAGAATCTTATGGATGTTCCCAGAAGTCAGTTGCCGGTGGTTGTAAATGACCGAGGGTCACAGATGAAGGCCAAACCGGTAAAACAAATGTTTCTAGATTTAGGATTGGTTCAGACCTTTGCTCGTCCCAGAACACCCAATGATAATCCCTTTATTGAGTCCTTGTTTTCAACCGTAAAATCAGCTCCAACTTATCCGGAGTGTTTCCCAAGTGAAACTATCAAGATCACAGAAAATTACTTTGAGAAATATTTTGGATGGTACAATAGTGAGCACTATCATTCAGGGATAGGATATGTTCACCCCATAGATAAACATGAGGGACGGGCACCAGCTATTTTGAAGGAACGAAAAGAAAACTTGAAAAGACAGAGACTGGAGCGAAGATCCTTTTGGATAAACCAGTCTCAAATAAGTGAAAATCAGGACGTGGTTTCTAGCTTATTAATTTCCAATTCGCGTCATTATTAG
- a CDS encoding LPP20 family lipoprotein, translating into MIRFTILMLSCLTLFGTPRRPAWVDTPPHAPHLYQGFGVADKSGSAEEDRQRADQNARAELIQQISSTISSEVSSYYQETAGASEEDLDVFTSLSSSYAVATLEGMQIVDRYYDRKHKLYYSYATLSRTEFQSQMTRRAGTAKLYAGERFNYAQQAIKNGNISSALNHLSEALGHVLVAQSIVKRHLDGDLDNDGITEFLDAGLSHEIATLIHKTRFIKFAGDGQKGERDQALPHPFTGRVYFEYNGMEIPAANTPLSVSLEGATGDFSSIINTDADGKYQVRINRIISASTPDPQVKIHFYLPHLSLLSGANAKDLAILISGSANYNFSIDVLASIKIFVRVLEEINGERVTRPKSEALLIKALISQKYKVMDAMRISRSISIDDLDFSLYYEEYDTMVESLSLHANYAIVGLISSETSSTGTLNYAHASAKINVIDLSTGRILSSGSQSNIKAAGNTEHKANTSALKKCAYAAITDIMRGLKTSLK; encoded by the coding sequence ATGATCCGTTTTACAATTCTTATGCTGTCCTGTCTTACTCTGTTTGGTACTCCCAGGCGACCTGCCTGGGTTGACACACCACCGCATGCTCCTCACCTGTATCAGGGGTTCGGTGTCGCTGATAAAAGTGGTTCTGCCGAAGAAGACCGACAAAGAGCGGATCAGAACGCCCGGGCTGAGCTCATCCAGCAGATCAGCTCCACCATCAGCTCTGAAGTTAGCTCGTATTATCAGGAAACTGCCGGTGCCAGTGAGGAGGATCTTGACGTTTTCACTTCGCTCTCCAGCTCCTATGCCGTAGCAACTCTTGAAGGGATGCAGATCGTTGATCGGTATTATGACAGAAAACATAAGCTATACTATAGCTATGCTACCCTCTCGCGGACTGAGTTCCAGTCCCAAATGACCCGTCGAGCCGGGACAGCCAAATTATACGCCGGGGAAAGATTCAACTATGCTCAGCAAGCCATCAAAAACGGAAATATAAGTAGTGCTCTCAACCATTTAAGTGAAGCACTGGGACACGTCCTGGTGGCTCAATCCATCGTTAAAAGACATCTGGATGGCGATCTGGATAATGATGGTATCACAGAATTCCTGGATGCCGGCTTGAGTCACGAAATAGCCACGCTGATCCACAAAACCCGCTTCATCAAGTTTGCCGGAGATGGCCAAAAGGGTGAACGGGATCAAGCACTTCCCCATCCATTTACCGGTCGGGTTTACTTTGAATATAATGGAATGGAAATTCCAGCGGCAAACACCCCCCTGTCTGTATCACTAGAGGGAGCCACCGGTGATTTCAGCTCAATCATCAATACCGATGCCGATGGAAAATATCAAGTCCGGATCAACCGGATTATCTCGGCCTCCACCCCAGATCCTCAGGTTAAAATTCATTTCTATTTACCTCACCTGTCATTACTAAGTGGCGCAAATGCCAAAGACCTGGCTATTTTGATCTCCGGAAGCGCTAATTATAATTTTAGCATTGATGTGCTTGCCTCCATCAAAATCTTCGTGAGAGTTCTGGAAGAGATCAATGGTGAGCGTGTAACTAGACCAAAGAGTGAAGCTCTGCTTATCAAAGCTCTGATCAGCCAGAAGTATAAAGTGATGGATGCCATGCGGATCTCCCGATCTATCTCTATTGATGACCTGGACTTTTCGCTTTACTATGAAGAATATGACACCATGGTGGAATCGCTATCACTCCATGCCAACTACGCCATTGTGGGGCTGATCTCTTCGGAGACATCCAGTACTGGCACTCTGAACTATGCCCACGCCTCAGCTAAGATCAACGTTATTGACCTGAGTACCGGACGGATCCTGTCATCTGGAAGTCAATCCAATATCAAGGCTGCTGGAAATACTGAGCATAAAGCCAACACATCGGCGCTGAAAAAATGTGCTTACGCCGCAATCACTGATATTATGCGAGGGTTGAAAACCTCTTTAAAGTAA
- a CDS encoding diacylglycerol kinase family protein, whose protein sequence is MKQLIIYNPWAGHGHAGKILPEIKAYLDKLEIPHDILITEHQGHGIELTRTADFSQYSGILAAGGDGTLFEVINGYYQNASATKTPIGVIPVGTGNAFVRDMDLHRQDWKPALDVIKTGITRKFDVGHFTTEGQTWYYLNILGLGIVADIGATALKMKALGNISYTLGSLYHILKLKPYHIRLEVDGQVLERENVFVEISNTRYTANFLMAPAAKTDDGLLDVTILGPKGRIGLMRSFPKIITGEHIHMKEVECFQASHIRVETSIPKILTPDGELMGTTPIEVNCLKQAIDVFWR, encoded by the coding sequence ATGAAGCAACTCATTATTTACAATCCCTGGGCGGGACATGGTCATGCCGGAAAAATACTTCCGGAGATCAAAGCCTATCTGGATAAGCTGGAAATACCCCATGACATTCTGATCACAGAACATCAAGGGCATGGTATTGAATTGACCAGAACAGCCGACTTCAGCCAGTATTCAGGTATTCTAGCAGCTGGAGGCGATGGAACCCTCTTTGAGGTAATCAACGGATACTATCAAAATGCCTCTGCTACTAAAACACCAATTGGTGTGATACCGGTGGGAACCGGAAATGCCTTTGTCCGGGATATGGATTTGCATCGCCAAGACTGGAAACCGGCTTTGGATGTCATCAAGACTGGAATAACCCGAAAATTTGATGTAGGTCATTTTACCACCGAAGGTCAGACCTGGTATTATTTGAATATTCTTGGTTTAGGGATCGTAGCTGATATTGGGGCAACGGCCCTCAAAATGAAGGCCTTGGGTAATATCTCATATACTCTAGGCAGCTTATACCATATACTAAAACTGAAACCTTATCATATCAGGCTTGAGGTCGATGGTCAGGTGCTGGAACGGGAAAATGTTTTCGTTGAGATCTCAAACACCCGTTATACAGCCAATTTCCTCATGGCTCCAGCAGCTAAAACTGACGATGGCTTGCTGGATGTAACCATTCTGGGTCCCAAAGGAAGGATCGGTCTAATGCGTAGTTTTCCAAAGATCATTACTGGCGAACACATCCATATGAAAGAAGTGGAGTGCTTTCAGGCCAGTCATATCAGGGTTGAAACCAGTATCCCCAAGATTCTGACTCCTGACGGTGAGTTAATGGGAACCACTCCCATAGAAGTCAATTGCTTAAAACAAGCGATTGATGTTTTCTGGAGATGA